The Aurantiacibacter gangjinensis genome includes a region encoding these proteins:
- a CDS encoding DUF294 nucleotidyltransferase-like domain-containing protein, translated as MNELDQIVRFLRTTPPFDAMPEHQLGQIAAASEMRYARSGHTVLEAGAYNDRLFVIRSGAVELRLAGEELTARLTVGASFAYPSLLRGGEVANTAIAMEDSLLLAVPDAVFHKLREDNEAFRNFFTADEARRLRHALKNRKSAQNTQFETLLAADIVPKRRPVSCTPDTSIHQAATLMRDSNVSTLAVCSGDELLGIFTDKDLRNRVVAAEAPLSDAVSTVMTPDPKTLPCTASVAEAMALMAAHGFRHIPLLDETGALSGMMSGSDILAHLGSNAIDHGAALSRARDAKALIAISRETPRAFAEMERAGLQARQVMRFTSALGEAAHRRAAQLAESELGEPPCPYALVVFGSLARQEQLIGSDQDNGFVIGGEMDDAARDYFAQLGGRISDILDAAGYDYCKGGIMAKNTGQRLTLAEWRDRYARWITQPDEDAILRSTIYFDMRSVHGDASLVTRLHGETVKLAQENRLFLSFLARDALRSRIPLGVFGGLVLEPDSEGKKVFDSKGQAIIPLVDIARTLSLASGVEAVSSAARYAALADGGHMDRGDARSLRDAMNFVNDLRIAHQARQVREGRSPDSLIAPDTLSPLEREHLKDSFAVIRRALDSLRRNLAGGIA; from the coding sequence ATGAACGAACTCGACCAGATCGTCCGCTTTTTGCGCACCACGCCGCCATTCGACGCGATGCCGGAGCACCAACTCGGCCAAATCGCCGCGGCCAGCGAGATGCGCTATGCGCGCAGCGGGCACACGGTGCTGGAAGCAGGTGCATACAATGACAGGCTGTTCGTCATCCGCTCCGGAGCTGTGGAGTTGCGACTGGCCGGTGAGGAGCTGACCGCGCGCCTGACTGTGGGGGCCAGCTTTGCGTACCCGTCGCTTTTGCGCGGGGGCGAAGTTGCGAACACCGCCATCGCGATGGAAGACAGCCTGCTGTTGGCCGTTCCAGACGCCGTCTTCCACAAGCTTCGCGAGGACAATGAGGCGTTCCGCAACTTCTTCACCGCAGACGAAGCGCGGCGTCTGCGGCACGCGCTCAAAAACCGGAAAAGCGCGCAGAACACGCAATTCGAGACCCTGCTGGCTGCTGACATCGTGCCCAAGCGTCGGCCGGTCTCATGCACGCCGGACACCTCCATTCATCAGGCCGCCACGCTGATGCGTGACAGCAATGTCAGCACGTTGGCGGTTTGCAGTGGCGATGAATTGCTCGGCATTTTTACCGACAAGGATCTGCGCAATCGAGTGGTCGCCGCAGAAGCGCCTCTGTCGGATGCTGTGTCGACAGTGATGACGCCTGATCCGAAGACGCTTCCTTGCACAGCCAGCGTGGCCGAGGCGATGGCCCTGATGGCAGCGCACGGCTTCCGCCACATCCCGCTGCTCGACGAGACCGGCGCGCTGTCGGGGATGATGAGCGGCAGCGACATTCTCGCCCATCTCGGCAGCAATGCGATAGACCATGGCGCAGCCCTCTCGCGCGCGCGCGACGCCAAGGCGTTGATCGCGATTTCGCGCGAGACGCCGCGCGCCTTTGCAGAAATGGAGCGGGCGGGATTGCAGGCGCGGCAGGTCATGCGCTTCACCTCTGCCTTGGGCGAGGCTGCCCATCGCCGCGCGGCGCAGCTTGCCGAAAGCGAACTGGGCGAGCCGCCTTGCCCCTATGCGCTCGTGGTGTTCGGATCGCTCGCCCGGCAGGAGCAACTGATCGGGTCCGACCAGGATAACGGCTTCGTGATCGGCGGAGAGATGGACGATGCCGCGCGCGACTATTTCGCCCAGCTCGGCGGCCGTATCTCCGACATTCTCGACGCCGCCGGTTATGATTATTGCAAGGGTGGCATCATGGCGAAGAATACCGGCCAGCGTTTGACGCTGGCGGAATGGCGCGACCGCTATGCCAGATGGATCACCCAGCCCGACGAGGATGCGATCCTTCGCTCCACCATCTACTTCGATATGCGCAGCGTGCATGGTGACGCCTCGTTGGTCACGCGCTTGCATGGCGAGACGGTGAAGCTGGCGCAGGAGAACCGGCTGTTCCTGTCCTTCCTTGCGCGCGATGCGCTGCGCTCGCGCATACCGCTCGGCGTATTCGGAGGGCTGGTCTTGGAGCCGGATAGCGAGGGCAAGAAGGTGTTCGATTCCAAAGGGCAGGCCATCATCCCGCTGGTCGACATCGCGCGCACCCTGTCGCTGGCGAGCGGCGTGGAGGCTGTAAGTTCTGCTGCGCGGTACGCGGCGCTGGCCGATGGCGGGCACATGGACAGAGGCGATGCGCGCAGCTTGCGCGATGCGATGAATTTCGTGAACGACTTGAGGATCGCGCACCAGGCGCGGCAGGTGCGCGAGGGGAGGTCGCCCGACAGTCTGATCGCGCCTGACACTCTTTCTCCGCTGGAGCGCGAGCATCTGAAAGACAGCTTTGCAGTCATCCGCCGCGCCCTCGATTCGCTACGTCGCAACCTCGCGGGCGGGATCGCCTGA
- a CDS encoding spinster family MFS transporter, whose protein sequence is MSREAVASRPDPKSGTVLGMLLVVYIFNFVDRQILSILAAPIQAELELSDGEMGLLGGLAFALLYSTMAVPLAALADRTSRSWVIAVSLFAWSGFTALCGLAQNFWHIFLARLGVGIGESGGVAPSYALIGDYFPSEKRATALSIYSLGIPIGSGLGVLLGGYIAATINWRTAFFVVGLAGVFIVPLFKYLVRDKAKSKVAAGNPSPLPQAPRLAETARILSRKPSFWFLSFGAAMSSMMGYGIAFWLPSLLIRSFGFDLVEASRFFGAILLLGGVAGVLAGGLLADRLGGRDKAFYAWLPAVAFFLGAPLFAIGILSTDWKIAFVVFLLPQALAYIWLGPVLSAIQHLVNPAARSTASALFLLINNLIGLGGGIYALGALSDFLAPTYGDEALRYSMLYALVLYGIAAVLMALAGPFLRKDWVRE, encoded by the coding sequence ATGAGCCGCGAAGCGGTAGCCAGTCGTCCCGACCCGAAAAGCGGCACCGTGCTCGGCATGCTGCTGGTGGTCTACATTTTCAATTTCGTCGACCGGCAGATCCTCTCCATCCTCGCAGCGCCTATCCAGGCCGAACTGGAGTTGAGCGATGGGGAGATGGGGCTGCTGGGCGGGCTGGCATTCGCGTTGCTGTATTCCACCATGGCGGTGCCGCTCGCCGCGCTGGCGGACCGGACAAGTCGCAGCTGGGTGATTGCGGTGTCGCTGTTTGCATGGAGCGGCTTCACGGCGCTCTGCGGCCTCGCCCAGAACTTCTGGCATATCTTCCTCGCGCGACTGGGAGTCGGCATTGGCGAGTCGGGCGGCGTTGCCCCCTCCTACGCCTTGATCGGCGACTATTTCCCCAGCGAGAAGCGGGCGACCGCGCTGTCGATCTATTCGCTGGGCATTCCCATCGGCTCCGGCCTCGGCGTGCTGCTGGGGGGATACATTGCGGCAACGATCAACTGGCGCACGGCCTTCTTCGTCGTGGGGCTGGCAGGCGTGTTCATCGTGCCGCTGTTCAAATACCTCGTGCGCGACAAGGCGAAATCGAAAGTCGCCGCCGGCAACCCGTCGCCATTGCCGCAGGCGCCGCGCCTTGCCGAAACGGCGCGGATTTTGTCGCGGAAGCCCAGTTTCTGGTTCCTCTCCTTCGGTGCGGCCATGTCATCCATGATGGGCTACGGCATTGCCTTCTGGCTCCCGAGCCTGCTGATCCGCAGCTTCGGTTTTGACTTGGTGGAGGCATCGCGCTTTTTCGGAGCGATTTTGCTTTTGGGCGGTGTAGCAGGCGTGCTTGCTGGCGGCCTGTTGGCAGACAGGCTGGGCGGGCGGGACAAGGCCTTTTATGCCTGGCTGCCCGCCGTCGCATTTTTCCTAGGCGCGCCGCTTTTCGCGATTGGCATTCTCAGCACGGATTGGAAGATTGCTTTCGTCGTGTTCCTCCTGCCGCAGGCGCTGGCCTACATCTGGCTCGGTCCCGTGCTTTCGGCCATCCAGCACCTTGTCAACCCTGCGGCGCGTTCGACAGCCTCGGCACTGTTCCTGCTTATCAATAATCTGATCGGGCTGGGCGGAGGCATTTACGCGCTTGGCGCTCTGTCCGACTTCCTCGCGCCTACCTATGGTGACGAGGCGCTGCGGTATTCCATGCTGTATGCGCTGGTGCTGTATGGCATCGCCGCGGTGTTGATGGCATTGGCAGGGCCGTTCCTGCGCAAGGATTGGGTGCGCGAATAG
- a CDS encoding alpha/beta fold hydrolase, with protein MVDYREHYYTSGCGQLRLFARDYGGGGPPLLLMHGLTRNSGDFEPLAAHLSPRYRLIVPDQRGRGSSDYDPDPANYRPDVYAADMFVLLDSLSIAKPGVIGTSMGGLIAMVMNAMRPGEFPAVVFNDIGPELDPAGLARIGGYVGGPADFADWDAAAAACAKINTDAFPDFGKADWQAWARRTCREMPGGFIAFAYDPAIAQAFAESDSEPQPDLWPLWEALGDTPVLVVRGALSDLLSAGTVETMKARHSGSITFVEVPQRGHAPLLDEPLALGAITDFLAETVA; from the coding sequence ATGGTCGATTATCGGGAGCACTATTACACAAGCGGGTGCGGGCAGCTTCGGCTGTTCGCCCGCGACTATGGTGGCGGTGGGCCCCCGCTGCTGTTGATGCACGGTTTGACGCGCAATAGCGGCGATTTCGAACCGCTCGCTGCACATTTGTCGCCGCGCTATCGTCTGATCGTTCCAGACCAGCGCGGACGGGGATCGTCGGATTACGATCCCGACCCGGCCAATTATCGGCCCGACGTTTATGCCGCCGATATGTTCGTGCTGCTGGATAGCCTCAGTATTGCGAAGCCGGGTGTGATCGGCACATCGATGGGCGGACTGATTGCAATGGTGATGAACGCGATGCGTCCCGGCGAGTTTCCTGCCGTGGTCTTCAACGATATCGGACCGGAGCTCGATCCGGCGGGGCTTGCGCGTATCGGCGGCTATGTCGGCGGCCCAGCAGACTTCGCCGACTGGGATGCGGCTGCTGCTGCGTGTGCGAAAATCAACACAGATGCGTTTCCCGATTTCGGAAAGGCTGACTGGCAGGCTTGGGCGCGGCGGACCTGCCGCGAAATGCCCGGCGGGTTTATAGCCTTTGCCTATGATCCTGCCATCGCGCAGGCCTTCGCGGAAAGCGACAGCGAGCCGCAGCCCGATCTCTGGCCGCTGTGGGAGGCGCTGGGTGATACGCCGGTGCTGGTCGTGCGCGGGGCATTGTCCGACTTGCTTTCCGCCGGTACGGTCGAGACCATGAAAGCGCGCCATTCCGGTAGTATCACTTTTGTCGAAGTGCCGCAGCGTGGCCACGCACCGCTGTTGGACGAACCGCTCGCGTTAGGGGCAATCACCGATTTCCTTGCCGAGACCGTCGCATGA
- a CDS encoding TonB-dependent receptor, with amino-acid sequence MSKVLRLSCAASILALATAASPTLAQDAQSQDEQADENVDTGSIIVTARRRDERLVDVPVAVSAFGEEELQRRGAVDITDVAQITPNTTLEESRGTNSTLSAFIRGIGQQDPVSGFEQGVGIYLDDVYLNRPQAAVLDIYDIERIEVLRGPQGTLYGRNTIGGAVKYVTRELPDEPTLRLRGTVGTYERAEGVVTASTPINDIVRIGASVARLSRGGFGENLTTGLDNYNKDIWAGRGTLEVGGNGEPYLIRFSGDYTADRSNARGGSRLIPGAASGAPVLDDVFDTRGGLVDPEQDVEAYGFALNARLDLTDALTLRSISAYRTDESASPIDFDALPAVDLDVPAIYANEQFSQEVQLIWDVGGPFTGLLGGYFLDASADTLFDVRLFTLNPVLLPGFTAFTQANVDTETFAVFGDFTYELTEQLSLSVGGRYTWDERTADILRQNFLFGGSPIFGGDGFPLGGPSTDFSGSEDFNKFTPRASLSFMPTPDHQIYVSYSQGFKGGGFDPRGVGVNAPATTPGNPTNEEIADFLSFAPETVDSYEIGYKGDLLDGALYIALAGFYADYTDVQIPGSVACNVGGIATFCGVVSNAGAAEFMGVELETSARIAEDLSGMGDELRFTGALGWIDADYTEFVTNIGGVPTDVSDFREVQNTPEWSGAATLGYTTPMGGGDLYLGSTLSFRSATTQFEIPNPFLDQGSYALLDASIVYNDDAGWSLGLYGRNLTDHEYITSGYTFIAIDPVTGDPVLTNGQPTPNLGTEGTLTAFYGNPRQVYLTATIEF; translated from the coding sequence ATGTCCAAGGTCCTTCGCCTGAGCTGCGCCGCATCCATTCTTGCACTGGCCACCGCTGCTAGTCCCACCCTTGCGCAGGATGCGCAGTCGCAGGATGAGCAGGCGGACGAGAATGTAGATACCGGTAGCATTATCGTGACCGCGCGCCGCCGTGACGAGCGGCTGGTCGATGTACCGGTGGCCGTCAGCGCATTCGGCGAGGAAGAGCTGCAGCGCCGCGGGGCGGTGGACATCACCGATGTCGCGCAGATCACGCCGAATACGACGCTCGAGGAATCGCGCGGCACCAATTCCACCCTGTCGGCCTTTATCCGCGGTATCGGCCAACAAGATCCGGTCTCCGGCTTCGAGCAGGGCGTGGGTATTTATCTCGACGATGTTTACCTGAACCGTCCGCAGGCTGCCGTGCTGGATATTTACGATATCGAGCGGATCGAGGTGCTGCGTGGGCCGCAGGGCACGCTTTATGGTCGCAATACGATTGGCGGCGCGGTGAAATATGTCACACGCGAGCTGCCGGATGAGCCTACGCTTCGCCTCCGCGGCACGGTCGGTACCTATGAGCGCGCCGAAGGCGTCGTCACCGCGTCCACGCCTATCAATGATATCGTGCGTATCGGCGCTTCGGTTGCGCGGCTGTCACGCGGCGGGTTCGGCGAGAACCTGACCACCGGTCTCGACAATTACAACAAGGATATCTGGGCGGGTCGCGGCACGCTGGAAGTGGGCGGCAATGGCGAACCTTACCTGATCCGCTTCTCCGGCGATTATACGGCAGACCGCAGCAATGCGCGCGGCGGCTCCCGTCTCATCCCGGGTGCCGCATCCGGCGCACCGGTCCTCGACGATGTGTTCGACACGCGCGGCGGGCTCGTCGATCCGGAGCAGGATGTGGAAGCTTATGGCTTTGCGCTCAATGCGCGGCTGGACCTGACCGATGCGCTGACTTTGCGCTCGATTTCCGCCTATCGCACCGATGAAAGCGCCTCGCCGATCGATTTCGATGCGCTGCCTGCCGTCGATCTTGATGTTCCGGCAATCTATGCCAACGAACAATTCAGCCAGGAAGTGCAGCTGATCTGGGATGTTGGCGGGCCATTCACCGGCCTTCTGGGCGGCTATTTCCTCGATGCATCGGCGGACACGCTGTTCGATGTGCGACTGTTCACGCTGAACCCCGTGCTGCTTCCCGGCTTTACCGCTTTTACACAGGCCAATGTCGATACTGAGACTTTTGCCGTCTTCGGTGACTTTACCTACGAACTGACCGAGCAGCTTAGCCTGTCCGTCGGCGGTCGATACACCTGGGACGAGCGCACCGCAGACATTTTGCGCCAAAACTTTCTTTTCGGTGGCTCGCCTATCTTTGGCGGGGACGGCTTTCCTCTCGGCGGTCCGAGCACCGATTTCAGCGGCAGCGAGGATTTCAACAAGTTCACCCCGCGCGCCTCACTGAGCTTCATGCCGACGCCCGATCACCAGATCTACGTCAGCTATTCGCAGGGCTTCAAGGGCGGCGGTTTCGACCCGCGCGGTGTGGGCGTGAATGCTCCCGCGACGACCCCGGGTAATCCGACTAACGAAGAAATTGCCGACTTCCTCAGCTTCGCTCCGGAGACGGTCGACAGCTATGAAATCGGCTATAAGGGCGACCTCCTAGATGGCGCGCTCTACATCGCGCTGGCGGGTTTCTACGCCGACTACACCGATGTGCAAATTCCGGGGTCCGTCGCCTGTAACGTTGGCGGCATCGCCACGTTCTGCGGCGTGGTGTCCAACGCCGGTGCGGCAGAGTTCATGGGCGTCGAGCTGGAAACCTCCGCACGCATTGCCGAGGACCTGTCCGGCATGGGCGACGAGCTGCGCTTTACCGGCGCGCTCGGCTGGATCGATGCCGACTACACCGAATTCGTCACCAATATCGGCGGTGTGCCGACCGATGTTTCCGACTTCCGCGAAGTGCAGAACACGCCGGAATGGAGCGGGGCGGCAACGCTGGGTTACACGACGCCGATGGGCGGCGGTGACCTTTATCTTGGCAGCACGCTCTCCTTCCGCAGTGCGACGACGCAGTTCGAAATTCCCAACCCGTTCCTCGACCAAGGCAGCTACGCGCTGCTCGATGCCAGCATCGTCTACAATGACGATGCCGGTTGGAGCCTTGGCCTCTACGGTCGGAACCTGACAGACCATGAATATATCACCTCTGGCTACACCTTTATTGCCATCGATCCGGTCACCGGCGACCCTGTGCTGACCAATGGCCAGCCAACGCCGAACCTCGGCACCGAGGGCACGCTGACGGCCTTCTACGGCAATCCGAGGCAGGTCTATCTGACGGCGACGATCGAGTTCTGA
- a CDS encoding TetR/AcrR family transcriptional regulator produces the protein MASSQAPSSAPSAIDKIPRTERGRQTLRKLLDAAAKEFGEKGFHDASISGITRRAGTALGSFYTYFDSKDAVFRALVQDMSGQVASRAGSAIAKADTAFAIEQAALRAFLEFASENKEIYRIIDESEFVDPQSFRAHYESTAARIMDRLRSGAADREFREGLEEAHAWALMGMNVFLGLRYSVWSDEDNAERISAIANEFLREGIGRR, from the coding sequence ATGGCATCGTCGCAAGCCCCCTCATCCGCCCCCTCGGCAATAGACAAGATCCCGCGCACGGAGCGTGGCCGGCAGACGCTGCGCAAGCTGTTGGACGCAGCCGCCAAGGAGTTCGGGGAAAAAGGTTTTCACGACGCCTCGATCAGCGGGATCACCCGGCGAGCAGGCACTGCGCTGGGCAGTTTCTATACCTATTTCGACAGCAAGGATGCGGTCTTCCGCGCCCTTGTGCAGGATATGAGCGGACAGGTGGCATCACGCGCAGGCTCTGCCATTGCCAAAGCTGATACGGCTTTCGCCATCGAGCAGGCGGCGCTGCGGGCATTTCTCGAATTCGCCAGCGAGAACAAGGAAATCTACCGCATTATCGACGAGTCCGAATTCGTCGATCCGCAAAGTTTCCGTGCCCATTATGAAAGCACCGCCGCACGCATCATGGACCGGTTGCGCAGTGGCGCTGCGGACAGGGAGTTCCGCGAAGGGTTGGAAGAGGCGCACGCTTGGGCCTTGATGGGAATGAACGTCTTTCTCGGCCTGCGCTATTCGGTGTGGTCCGACGAGGACAATGCCGAGCGCATTTCGGCAATTGCGAACGAGTTTCTGCGCGAGGGGATTGGGCGGCGGTAG
- a CDS encoding TrmH family RNA methyltransferase produces the protein MAKGKDKRALRGRAGRMQGGRGSGRGTKGYTRLWGRHAVEAALKNPRRRHRKLWATLEGLASLDGDLPPDFPLERAEVADLARLVAKDAPHQGLVLECEPLNDLHLDEVLTGDRTRPIVVLDQVTDPHNVGALLRSAAAFNAAAIVTQDRHAPPEGGVIGKSASGALEVVPWVRVVNLSRALEDMAEAGYWRLGLTGEADGTLAECLPSGPIALVLGAEGEGMRHNVAQHCDALCRLPISNAMESLNVSNAGAIALYAIATRPAAD, from the coding sequence ATGGCCAAGGGTAAGGACAAAAGAGCACTGCGCGGGCGCGCCGGCCGGATGCAGGGCGGGCGCGGATCGGGGCGCGGAACTAAGGGATATACGCGCCTGTGGGGGCGTCATGCCGTCGAAGCTGCGCTGAAAAACCCTCGCCGCCGACACCGCAAGCTGTGGGCGACGCTGGAAGGTCTGGCCTCGCTCGATGGAGACCTGCCGCCCGACTTTCCGCTGGAGCGCGCCGAAGTGGCGGATCTTGCGAGGCTCGTTGCCAAGGATGCGCCACATCAGGGTCTGGTGCTGGAATGCGAGCCATTGAATGACCTGCATCTGGACGAGGTGCTGACCGGCGACCGGACGCGGCCCATCGTCGTGCTGGATCAGGTGACCGATCCGCACAATGTCGGCGCGCTGCTGCGCTCTGCCGCAGCGTTCAACGCTGCCGCCATCGTGACGCAGGATCGCCATGCCCCGCCGGAAGGTGGGGTGATCGGCAAATCCGCATCCGGTGCGCTCGAGGTGGTGCCATGGGTGCGCGTGGTAAACCTGTCGCGGGCGCTGGAGGATATGGCGGAGGCCGGTTACTGGCGCCTCGGTCTTACAGGAGAAGCCGACGGGACGCTGGCCGAGTGCCTGCCCTCCGGCCCGATTGCGCTGGTGCTGGGCGCAGAGGGCGAAGGCATGCGCCACAATGTCGCGCAGCATTGCGATGCGCTGTGCCGCCTGCCAATCAGCAATGCGATGGAGAGCCTCAACGTCTCCAATGCAGGTGCCATCGCGCTATATGCGATCGCCACCCGTCCCGCCGCGGACTGA
- a CDS encoding HU family DNA-binding protein, which produces MNKNELIGAVADSSGLSRNDATKAVEGVFDTITKTLSKGDEVRLVGFGTFSVAKRKASTGRNPRTGEPMTIKASTQPKFKAGKGLKDAVN; this is translated from the coding sequence ATGAACAAGAACGAACTGATCGGTGCCGTCGCGGATTCCAGCGGACTGTCGCGCAACGATGCGACGAAGGCTGTCGAAGGTGTGTTCGACACGATCACGAAGACGCTTTCCAAGGGCGACGAAGTACGCCTGGTCGGCTTCGGCACCTTCTCCGTTGCCAAGCGCAAGGCCAGCACGGGCCGCAACCCGCGCACGGGTGAGCCGATGACGATCAAGGCCTCGACCCAGCCGAAGTTCAAGGCCGGCAAGGGTCTGAAGGACGCTGTCAACTAA
- the lon gene encoding endopeptidase La, with amino-acid sequence MTEEPKVTAYPLLPLRDIVVFPGMTVPLFVGRDKSVAALEAAMENDKEIVLLAQLDPACDDPEADDLYDLGVVAQVLQMLKLPDGTVRVLVEGQRRVRMTEMRTADGYVMAQTEDVSETTASGNEVAAMMRSALGQFTEYAKSNKKMSDELEAELGAIDDAGALADAIAANLSATVDAKQQLLAESDALKRLEMVYSVMEGELSVLQVEKKIRGRVKRQMEKTQREYYLNEQLKAIQTELGGEGEDGDELAALAKQIEETKLSKEAKAKAESELKKLRSMQPMSAEATVVRNYLDVLLGLPWGKKSKVKKDIKKAQEILDADHYALEKVKDRIIEYLAVQARTNKLKGPILCLVGPPGVGKTSLGKSIAKATGREFIRQSLGGVRDEAEIRGHRRTYIGSLPGKIVSNLKKAGTSNPLFLLDEIDKLGQDFRGDPASALLEVLDPEQNNKFQDHYLELDIDLSDIMFVTTANSLNLPQPLLDRMEIIRLEGYTEDEKVEIAQRHLIAKQVSDHGLKEGEFTLTEEALRDLIRYYTREAGVRTLEREIARLARKSLRKILEKETDSVTITPDNLGEFAGVRKFRHGMSDDEAQIGAVTGLAWTEVGGELLTIESVTTPGKGEVKTTGKLGEVMNESVAAAFSFVKARAPAYGIKPSIFGRKNVHIHLPEGAVPKDGPSAGIGMVTSIVSTLTGIAVRSDVAMTGEVTLRGRVLPIGGLKEKLLAALRGGITTVLIPEENEKDLAEIPDNVKQGLEIIPVAHVDQVLETALTSVPAAIEWTEADDLASQPQGQGAGDPSPTAH; translated from the coding sequence ATGACCGAAGAACCCAAAGTCACCGCTTACCCCCTCCTCCCGCTGCGCGACATCGTCGTGTTTCCCGGCATGACCGTCCCGCTCTTCGTGGGCCGCGACAAGTCGGTCGCCGCGCTCGAAGCGGCAATGGAGAACGACAAGGAAATCGTGCTGCTCGCTCAGCTCGATCCGGCCTGCGACGATCCCGAGGCGGACGATCTCTACGATCTCGGCGTGGTGGCACAAGTGCTGCAGATGCTGAAGCTGCCCGATGGCACGGTTCGCGTTCTCGTAGAAGGGCAGCGGCGCGTGCGTATGACCGAGATGCGCACTGCCGATGGCTATGTGATGGCGCAAACTGAAGACGTCTCCGAAACGACGGCAAGCGGTAATGAAGTCGCCGCGATGATGCGCAGCGCGCTTGGCCAATTCACCGAATATGCGAAGTCGAACAAGAAAATGTCCGACGAGCTGGAAGCCGAGCTCGGCGCGATCGACGATGCCGGCGCTCTGGCTGACGCGATAGCGGCCAACCTGTCCGCCACAGTCGATGCCAAGCAGCAGCTGCTCGCAGAAAGCGATGCGCTGAAGCGGCTCGAGATGGTCTATTCGGTGATGGAGGGCGAGCTTTCCGTCCTGCAGGTGGAGAAGAAGATCCGTGGCCGTGTGAAGCGGCAGATGGAGAAGACGCAGCGCGAATATTACCTCAACGAGCAGCTGAAGGCGATCCAGACCGAGCTGGGCGGCGAGGGCGAGGATGGCGACGAACTGGCCGCGCTTGCCAAGCAGATCGAGGAAACCAAGCTTTCCAAGGAAGCCAAGGCCAAGGCCGAAAGCGAGCTGAAAAAGCTGCGCTCCATGCAGCCTATGAGCGCCGAAGCGACTGTTGTGCGCAACTATCTCGACGTGCTGCTGGGCCTGCCTTGGGGGAAGAAGAGCAAGGTCAAGAAGGACATCAAGAAAGCGCAGGAGATCCTCGATGCGGATCACTACGCGCTGGAGAAAGTAAAAGACCGGATCATCGAATACCTCGCCGTGCAGGCGCGCACTAACAAGCTCAAAGGTCCGATCCTATGCCTCGTCGGCCCGCCCGGCGTGGGCAAGACCAGCCTTGGCAAGAGCATCGCCAAGGCGACCGGTCGCGAGTTCATCCGCCAGAGCCTTGGCGGCGTGCGCGACGAAGCCGAGATTCGCGGCCACCGTCGCACCTATATCGGCAGCCTGCCGGGCAAAATCGTGTCGAACCTGAAAAAGGCCGGCACCAGCAATCCGCTATTCCTGCTCGACGAGATCGACAAGCTCGGTCAGGATTTCCGCGGCGATCCGGCATCGGCGTTGCTGGAAGTGCTGGACCCCGAACAGAACAACAAGTTCCAGGACCATTACCTAGAGCTGGATATCGACCTGTCGGACATCATGTTCGTAACCACGGCGAACAGCCTCAACCTGCCGCAGCCGCTGCTGGACCGGATGGAGATCATCCGGCTGGAGGGCTATACGGAGGACGAAAAGGTCGAGATCGCCCAGCGCCATCTCATCGCCAAGCAGGTGAGCGACCACGGCCTGAAGGAAGGCGAGTTCACGCTGACCGAGGAAGCCTTGCGCGACCTTATCCGTTACTACACCCGCGAGGCGGGCGTGCGTACGCTGGAGCGCGAGATTGCGCGGCTGGCGCGCAAGTCCCTTCGCAAGATACTCGAAAAGGAAACCGACAGCGTCACCATCACGCCGGACAATCTCGGCGAGTTTGCCGGTGTGCGCAAATTCCGTCATGGCATGAGCGATGACGAGGCGCAGATCGGTGCGGTCACGGGCCTTGCCTGGACCGAGGTGGGCGGCGAATTGCTGACTATCGAAAGCGTCACCACGCCGGGCAAGGGCGAGGTGAAAACCACCGGCAAGCTGGGCGAGGTGATGAACGAGTCCGTCGCCGCCGCCTTCAGCTTCGTCAAAGCGCGCGCGCCTGCCTATGGCATCAAGCCGAGCATCTTCGGCCGCAAGAATGTGCATATTCACTTGCCCGAAGGCGCGGTGCCCAAGGACGGGCCCAGCGCCGGTATCGGCATGGTGACCTCCATCGTCTCGACGCTCACCGGCATTGCCGTGCGATCCGACGTCGCAATGACAGGCGAAGTCACGCTGCGCGGCCGCGTGCTGCCGATCGGCGGTTTGAAGGAAAAGCTGCTGGCGGCATTACGCGGTGGGATCACTACCGTGCTCATCCCGGAAGAGAACGAGAAAGACCTCGCCGAGATTCCGGACAATGTGAAACAGGGGCTGGAAATCATCCCCGTTGCCCATGTCGATCAGGTGCTGGAGACCGCGCTCACAAGCGTGCCGGCAGCGATCGAGTGGACTGAAGCGGACGACCTTGCCAGCCAGCCACAGGGGCAGGGCGCGGGTGATCCATCGCCTACTGCCCATTGA